attattgttattatcccTAAAATAAAAGTCATTGAATATTTTAATTATCTAGTGAGCCTATAATGTTCAGTTATCCTCCTAAATGTTTGCATTTCAGTAATGAATTTGTATATATTAAGAAATATATCTGTTTCATCTGGCCCCATATGGTtcatgacacttaggggcatatttatcaagggtcgaatttcgaattgaaaaaacttaaaaattcgaattcaaaaagaccaacctaaattaagtcaaaggttttttttggtcaaataggtccgttttcgatcgaataggtctgtattcggccgactttgaatcgaaggaatagcgcattcgattgaattagattcaaagtttttcccaaaaaaacccaggtttcAGATGgcaatggtcgaagtcgaatttttaaagagacagaacatgataaattttgatattcgaattttcaatttttttccgaattcaaatcaaatttggactattccctcgtcgcagtacacaaaaaatagctcggaatttgaatttttttcattcgaaaattcaccttgtcctttgataaatctgccccttaaagcaatacacatacatttctttgtatatattttgaaaaaaagttattaaaactTTTCCAGGAAAAGTAGTTCAGTTATCCAGTCACAAAAGAGAAGGccttttttttcattgatttgcGGAAACTTGTACCACTGAAAAACCTAACATTATTATGTTTAGATCagtgcaaaatatttaaaaaaaataacctttttctttAATCATATCTTTGCCTGTATTTAGAGCCAGTATCGGTATATTAAAGACAAAGTACACAAAGCACAAGCAATATCTGAGCTAGTAAGTGTTTGGAGAGAGCAATATGCGGCATTATCCTCCTCTAATTCTCAGTCCTAAAAGTGATAgcaaaaatgcatcaaaacatGCAGTGTGATATATAAAAGCACAGCAGGATAATGTGCTTTCAGGAAGGAGACACAGTGATTGGATAGGGGTTGACTTGATTGACAAGAGCTTAGTTTAGTGGAAAGGAGACACGCAAGCTTCACAGCTTGatttcttttctaaaatatatCACACTACCTTTGAAAAGTGCCGCATGAAACGTGAAAATAATGTTTCATGGCTTGTTTTAATAGTTTGGAGATGTTCACTAAAtgctggcaaaataaaaaaagagtaatttttcttgtttttaattaAGAAACCTTTTCAATGATGgttttataaagatattttaggTTCAAATGTCTGTATTGACagtgattaaaaataaatttttagttttaaaatatatttaacagctaTAATTTAGAGTGGATATAAAAGATTTCTGTGGTATATTTTTTAGTATATGCTTACAATAGCTAAATCTGatacttaaattaaaatataaatatttctttatggCCATCAAGATGGGCAACTCATATTACATTTATCTTTCTATACCCAGACATAAGTATTTActcagtatattaataaataaattatcttACTGTAAAAAAAGTAAGGAACTTATGCACATCGTATCAGAAAATAAAGACAAGTTCAATATGTTGCCCTATCTCTTTAAAGAGGTCAGTGGGTCATGGCGAAGGTCAGAGTATCTTAGGTGTTGAAAGGAAATAGGTTTTATGATCTGGCTACATTTAAACAACATAATAACAGAGCTAACAGGATTAAAGTCAGGCAAATACTAATTGACCAATGTTGTCATTGTGACCTATAACTAAGGCCTTTTTACAGTGGTTAGGGATGCTGTTTGTTCAGAAACAAACTAATAATGCAGAACAAATATCAATAAATTCACGCACTATACTCCAATGATAATGAAGTATCTCCTCATGGTAAGAGTATGGaatgtatattttactttgtttagcATTTGACGTGCTTTAATATACATTAACAGTAAACGTAGATCAATTGTTTTTAGTTTTCTGTCcatgaaataaaaaacataagCTGAACTTGTCTTCATTTTCAGGTAAAGGTGTAGGCCCATGATAAAATATGGAATTATTAATAGCTAAGAAAtggttaaacattacataaaatctATTAAGTGCTTGTGCATACTTCCAagaacaatctgcaattggtcaaTTCTTTTTTATGTGGTTATAaagagtgaaaaaaagaaaagttaatgGAATGTTGACTGAAATGTTCTGTAGGAGGTGCAACCTTTTTTTCTCATAGGATACTTTTCTGGGTGGGGGCAACCTTTGAATTCTGCTACTTAAATTGCTAGTGGGTTTTTAAGCATCTACAAATTTAAAATGCAGAGAGAAAGATTTGCAAGTGTATGATCTGACTGTTatgtttgtctctctctctctctctctctctctctctctctctctctctctctctctctctctctatatatatatacagactgaCACTTTTTGATTATCTAATAAAATGTGCAGACTAATGGACTATATAATTCATACTCAAAATGTTTCTTTCTATACACATTCATTCACACAGTCACTCACATTCAATTAGCATAAAATTCGACTTTTATGGCTTGCTTGAAAGCAGAATCCAAATTTATGACACAGCAATACTGATTGCATAATCACTGTGTTGTGAAATGAAATTCTAGGTTAATTGAATTTCTTAACATTATTAAGATTTGATTTGTAAACAATTTTATATCTGTAAGTTagtatttacataaaataaataattagcatttatttGGAGAAAGCACATTTAGGGGCTTTAGGGGGTTAtctgaatatccgaaccttgaataattgatagttttcagagcaaaaaaaacccctacaaatttttcgatatttattaaagtccgatggtctaaaaactctgaatctgaaacccTGGCATCttaaagctctcgaggtcctgtataagtcaatggggaaggtcccagtgtctgcgctgatgtccataccgatatccaatgatttcggggtttcagcataaaaaaccctgaaatctctgaaaaaatcatagtttttgcgGAAACTCCGATCAATTCAGGGTTTTTgtggaaagctcagaagttttcaggcttttttcttcaaaaGTAAGGTCCACTCTGGAATTCGGAATTGCTTGaagtttaatattagaaaaactgagataaattcggaccttgataaataacccccatgatgTTGGTAAATatgcaacaattatttttttatgatagtAAATAATGATTTGACAGCCATGACTAACTATGTTATTGTTGGGGAAGGTGCATGATTATttcaaagatacaaaaaaaagtgtttcaggAGTGACTCGTTTACATAAAGATAGCTAATGAATTCTTGaacttaaaaaaggaaaacaagttTCTATTTCCCCTTTTTACTAGAACAATGGGCCCAGGGGAATTCTGCACCAATGAAAGAACTCTGATGGTTTTATTAGCAAAGAGCCAAAACTCGAGTACAAGTCTTCTGCTTCTCATGATGGAGTGGCTATTTAGTCTTCCTGCAGTGGGATTTAACTATTCAGGTACACAATCAAGCCGCTTGCCACATGGAAAAGTTGACTGAGTTGTTCATGGGACCCCTAAGGTAGCGCTGGACATGACTGACCAAAACAAATGCATATAGAATAAATAGTTGTAAAACATTATCATGTCTGGCGAATGcaaattataaatatgtattcatCTAAAGATGCTTAGGAAGGATGAAGTGGATTGGTGACAAGAAATACAGGACAGTTCTGAGAATAATCATAATATTTATAGGAATGATGGAGTATGCTTTAGTTTAAAAAGAGAGGGGAAAGTACAGCTCATTTGTGTTGTTCTGGGGGGAGCTCTATTACcctttggaattaaaaaaaagaagaaatcactattttttatattctaCTGTGCCTTCTGTGATACAAACTTATTCACACTTTGTTTTATCTAAAAAGACAGAGGCACACCTTTTCAATGTCAGTTGCCTGAAACAACATCTGTTTATGTTAATGCAAGGGGGAAATGGAATTGGTGAAAGTAAACAGCAGCAGCCACTCCTGATTACAATACTTTTGTGTTGATAACGAAAATAATTTGGTTTAGATCATCCTGAATATTGAGCAAAACCTGCTTTTCCAGTTAAATCaacatttgaaaatagcttaaaCATGAATTCACTCCTTTTGAGGACAaaagatacacacagacacacactctctttctttctctctacctgaatataaaaatataggtatatttttttctgtaactgttTAGTTAATCTTCTTATAGACATTTGTTTTTAGCATTAAATGAAACTGTGTCAAACAAAGATTTTCATGTAattttgctttacattttttttcagcaagattgcacattattttaattgtatgtataattgcaataaatataaagataGGGGTAGTGCAAAtgtatattgtgtatttattACAGAAATTTAAAGAGCTTACTCCTGATTACTGTGTTTATTAGAGGAATATATGGAAACCCATGCAATTCTAATAAATGTTCCAAATGTGGATTTACTTGTAAATGCTATAGGTAcatttttggagaatttttgtTGTGACCTGCTTTTAACAGTTTGAAATATATTTGGTGTCACTAAGATATTCACAGATATTACTACAGTAATATTGTATGTGCCCACTTATAATATTCAATACTGCTGAGATAACTCCAAACTATACTGTCTccaacaacaatacatttctatAAGACAATAAACAAACATTACTTGTGTTTCGTTATTATATATGAACATTAGCATGTTTTTAGCAGTTAACTGGCATCAATTGTTATGATACATTTGTCCACTATAGAAGGTATCCTAAAAGCAGAAAATTCTGGTTCTGGGCCTTTGTAATTCCAGCTAGTTAGAGGCTCTATATTGTTTAAATAGGCTGAggaaatgtaaaaagtaaaacaaaacttgGCACTCAAGGGTGTGCCAAGAATTCTCAGCTGATAGTGTAGGTATAAAGGGACGGCATATTCAGATTCTCATGTCTTCGAGTAGTTTGGTGCTTGTGGATCCCCCCAGGGCGCAGTCACACTGAAAGGGTCAATAAACTGTGTGTCCCCGTAAAAGAAGTAGTACAATAAAACCACCCTTCAGGTCACAGGTCACCTCATCACTGATTGAGATATTCTCAACTTTCTTTTACTCCACAGCTAAAGTTACTGCACACACAAGAAACATCCAAACACAAAAAGGGGAACAGCTTTCGATCTTGATGTTTACTGCAGCATGTGTGTCGTCTCAGACCCTGCTCCACTGGACAGCAATCACCAGCCTCTGAAGGAACATATATTTTATTGGCTTTGTGTTTCTCCAAAGAGATGTAGTAACTAAACTATACttgtttttgcacaaataaaaaaaaaatacttgaactgtctttttaaaaagaaaaaacacattaggGTTTTTTATACGATGCTTTGTAAATGGGAAAGCTAAAATACTAATGAATCTGTCATCAAGTGTCACGTCATTTTCTAAAATAGTCATTTGTCAGATTAAGTAAAGAACTATTAGAACCATTTGTACTGATGGATGGACAatatttcaaattcaatatttgcCCATAAATACTATGAATCAGGTAATATATTCATTCTACTGATATTCCactagaaatatattttaatttctgcaAAAAATTGTGAACTTGCATTGTCAAATGACGATTCAGCATCTATGTAAGAAAGATATTTTCTGTGAATAAATCATACAATTAATTCGGGATCACAAAAATAATCTTAATAAAGGTAATTACATACAGTGCTTgataatgtttgttttacaaagcaCAGTTTATTCTAAGTttaatgttattataaaaaataaatcgcTCACTATAAAATTAGCATaaatatttcctatatatatatatatatatatatatatatatatatatatatatatatatatatatatatatatatatatatatatatatatatatatatatatagtatatgtatatatctttgtAGATATTGTTGCCTACCATTTTGCTTGAGAGATAATTCTATGACtacaaaacaaatttatttgctgattAATATTGTTTTCTACATTTTCTAATGAAAGCAAATAACCGCTAACAAATGTTAGTTTCTACTTGCTTGGAGGAAATCTGTGATGTGTTTGTACAAATTAATTTCTTTAACTAGATACCAGTACAGTCCCTTTTTCTTTCCTTGCCAGGCCTATGCTTACTTCAGTAGATACCTCAGAAGTTCAAGTGTACATGTGATTAAATTCCCATGATTGACAACGGCAATGAAAATCTTTCATTTGTCCATGGCCTCCCTTTAGTTGCTCCACAAAAGCATAGttaataaaaatctgtttatcataaataAAGGCCAACCCCTTGAAATCTAAGAGTTGGTCTAAGAATTGAATTTGATATGTAATAAATCATATACAGAAGTACTTTAGTAGCAGTACAGACAAAGACTGGTGATTACAAATAGAAGGGATTTAATGTTTTACCCAAACATTAGTATATTAGAATTAAGGGTGGTAAAGATTTGTGCAACATATATTATAATGCTGCTTATTCTTCAGTAACAAGGAGGCTGACTTCCCAGGATGCTACAATTTTTCATTAATGTCACCTTTATGATATTCTTATGCCCGATTAAAGTGTTTTAGTAGTATATAGCTATGCTACCATTGTGCACCATCtctaaaatcatattttaaagatAGTACCATTTCTGAACATATTTATGTAATGTGTAAATATgtcaaaatataaatttgcattcaaatttagatcaaataaatataaacaaaaatcatgaaatctttgtcaattttttttttttaaagcttgaaaaaaagttttgctaaAGTCTCCTTTGGTTAGTTGCATTTATACTTTCTTGAAATATAGCCATACAAAATAATTTCTGAGTATCTATCATTGCTTGAAATATATCTACATTGATGCCATTGTCAGCTCTCTTTTTTCCTCATTACTTGTCGTTAATTTTCTCCGGAAAACATTTCCCTACAAgtaagtgtgtgtttttttcagataGATTGCCATTACAATTCTTTGACAGCAGGGCTTGACTCTTTTTGGATTTACTGAAAGGCTTCCATACAGTTTAGAGCTCTGCCAAAAGGTTACAGTTGGAACTTTGCGTTTTCTTTTCAAaggattgtttatttttctttacacatCTGGATGGCTTTACACACACAAAGAAAGACAACATAGCTTAAAAACCTAAATCGGGAAACACAGTCATCTttagccacagtttttttttctttgcttctttGGAAGtggaatgttttattataatgtatgaGATGAAGGGAGGAAAATACAGAGGCGGACTGCTGCTGTGGCCTCTGAAAAAGCTAAAGGTCATTTATCCTTACTGGTTTCAGGTCGGCAACTTCACAGACAATTCACAATGTATTCTCAGTTGATGGTCTAATTAAATTATGCCTTTTTTTGTCACAGAAACAAGGGAACATATGCCAGAGCTAATTAATTATCTTATTGGAACCATATAGTGTGTGTACACAGTCACATAAACAGGTAACCAAGCTaggttatttgcttaaaataagccAATAAACCACTGAAAGGGGATATGTCTGAAAAAAACTTTGCTGACACCTATAAAAGAACAAGTGAATGACTAGAAAACTTAGCACATTTCTATAGGAGGCTCTGTGAAGAGGAGGGCATTTGAAAGTATTGCATTCACCAAAGAAACATCAAAGACTATTACATACTGCATTGAGATAAGCTTTGCATCAATAAAAAAAGCCCATAGAAGTTCCCAGGCACACTAGCTAGAAATGCAAGCCTTCTTGCAGCTTGATACCCAGGTTAAGTGATCTCtagcaatttttttgcactttgtatgtatttttctaaAGCCAGCCACTATAACAGATTTCAGTTGGACTAGTCTAAAGCTGCAAAATACAAGCTGCAATAATTTAAGACAAGGAGAAactcacctttaacttttagtgtgttcttGGTGGATGTGTAGCATATATTTTGATGGAAGATGGTTTTACTACTGAAGCTGATTTTATAGgggtggagttttttttttcaagtaaaactCTAAAATAAAGAATGTGAAGTCTTTCCTGGGGCTGATTGGGGGAAGGTTGTGAAAAGACTGCAGTTATAAAGCACTGCTTGAAGCAGTCTCCCAATGCGTCTCTGAACTTGATCAGATTTTATGTTTCCTGCAGAGAGACAGCGACAATCCTGTGAAAGTGGCTCAATAGACAGACTTTTGGGCTCAGCAAATCTCAGGATATTACAATTACGGCCATCTTTCTCTCTGCCCTTTTATTCTCAATTTTACTCCCTATAGTTCTTTGCAAATGCTTTCCCCTAAAGAAAAGGAGTGAATTTATAGAGCTGTCTCAAGCAGATAATCATTGTTAGACAAATGCATTATTTCcaaaaatccttttctctgtgtATTAGGGGGAGCGATCTATGCAAGTCTATATGATGAAGGTTTTGTGCATTGagttcatacatttttttccatggtaTGATTTTTCTGTGAAGTTCTAACAGAGAAAACAAACACAACAGGGGATCTACAGTACGTTTTGCATTTAAGTCTACCAGCCAGTTTAATCATATGCTTGTTTTGTCCTTCTGTAAAAGGAAAAGGCTAAAGCTTTGATAACTGGGAGCCAATACAGTTATGCTGCAAAGATAGTCTCACAAACTATGAGCTAtagctctgtaaaaaaaataaacaaggcaAACAACATTCTCTGCCATTCATATAAAAACCGTTCCAGTTTTATATAACCCATGCATAAACTTTGCTTgtgatttaataataaatttaaacCAACTCCAAATACCCTGTTTCTTAAAAAGGAACCACTTAATATTTCAGTGAAATAGCTTTTCTTTCAAGAAACAATGGCATTATGCAATGGCAACAATACCCTTTACCTTATGCAGTACACTCATAGGTTTTCTGCAGATGTGGATAAAAAAAGCAGTTAAAATGAAAGTTAGTGCTTTAAATCAGAGGCAGAACTGCTCATTCAGTAACTCGTGAACTGCAAAACTGTTCTGTTGCTTTTGTTCTCAAAGCTCTTGGAGTTTTTATAGAGAATTGCTGAGACATAACGGTTTAGTCCTTAAAAGAATAGTCACAGGTTTACAATGTTTATAAAGATGCTGCAAGGCATTCTCAGATTATAGTATGTGTGAGAAAATATTTGTGCTCTAAGTATCTGTTAACGCTTGAAGTCCTGGAGGATGATGTAAAACATCTTTCCACAATCAGTCCTGGGCACTTGCAGCAACTGAAGGGTTAAACTTACCTGCAAACGCTAAACAGAAGTAGACCAATCAAGGCTGAGATATTAGTGGATCTGCCATATTCAGTGCTAAACTCTGTCAATCAAGAGTTCATAGGCAAATGGGTGCCTGGGGCTGGGTTCTTTTGACACTCCCCCAGCTGAGTTTCTATTGGTGCAATTCAGACTGCCTCCTGAGTTGGTTTATGTGTGAGCAGTGAGTGATTGACTTTATCAGTCCAAGGACATTACTCAGTTGGAGAGGGTGAACTGTTTCCAGGATTTTCGGAAGCAAaaggaattaaaagaaaacttttttttcctgaacaTTCCACATGAACTGTATCCAGTGCTGACCACAGATCAGAACTGCACTGCTCAGCTCATTCATGACAATGCTATTAGATGGAGGACCGCAGTTTCCCACCCTGGGAGTTGGTGGGTTTGGGACAGCTCGCCATCATGAGATGTCCAACCGAGATGCTGGCATGGGGCTTAATCCATTTACTGAGCCTTCTCATGCTGCGGCTTTTAAGCTCAGTCCAGCCAGTCATGATCTCTCCTCAAGCCAGAGCTCAGCTTTTACCCCACAGGCTTCTGGATATGCCAATTCGCTTGGACATCATGCTGGGCAGGTGCCATCTTATGGTGGTGCAGCCTTTAACTCCACACGCGATTTCCTTTTCCGAAATCGGAACTCTGGAATTGCGGAATCAACCTCTGCAGGTGGTCAGCATGGACTTTTTGCCAGCCATGGTCCCCCAGGAATTGGTGAGCCCCCAGGACACCTGATCTTCCCTGGACTTCATGAACAAAGTTCCAGCCACGGATCATCCAATGGACATATGGTCAATAGTCAAATGCATTTAGGACTCAGGGGAGATATTTTTGGGCGTCCAGATCCTTACAGGGCAGTGCCCAGCCCAAGGACAGATCATTATGCTGCTGCCCAATTTCATAATTATAATCACATGAATATGAGCATGAATGTAGCTGCTCACCATGGCCCTGGGGCTTTCTTTAGGTACATGAGGCAACCCATCAAACAAGAGTTATCGTGTAAGTGGCTTGAGGAATCACCAATGAACCGTCCTCAGAAAACCTGTGACAGGACATTTAGCAGCATGCATGAACTGGTTACACATATGACAATGGAACATGTTGGGGGTCCAGAACAAAGTAATCACATATGTTACTGGGAGGAATGTCCCAGAGGAGGTAAATCTTTTAAAGCAAAGTATAAACTAGTGAATCATATCAGGGtgcacacaggagagaaacccttTCCATGCCCCTTTCCTGGATGTGGGAAAATCTTTGCACGCTCAGAAAATCTCAAGATCCACAAAAGAACTCATACAGGTAAGGCactattttttcttttgcttgaaTAATAGATATTATAGCAACATAAATATTTTGTGCATGTGACTAATTGATTTGAGATTATTTTTTAGTTTACAAAATGCAAGTACATTTATGTACATATATCTACATAGGCATTCATTTTATCAATTCTGTTTCTGTTAATTCAATGCTACattctgttaaaaacaaaaaacataaaaactgtttttatatggCAAAGATACTGTGaaatattttacagaattttaacattttctgtgatgctaaaaacaaaaataagatttttctaAGAACATGTGTATTAGTATTCTAGGAGTTCAGTtcccactttctcaaaagttaacTATACAAATGCTAATTAAATCTAATTTTCACTTACTTCCGATCATTTTTTTACCCTTGATTGGCACATCTTCTAATTAAAGCAGGGATACGtttgtcaaagtatttttattaggaATTCTTTGATTAATTAAACTGCTTAACAATAAAATGAATCTGTTATATGCGAGTAACTCCTTCCATATCTTTTAAACGACACGTATTTtaaccccttttttttaaaaaatactgtacataatttGAAACTCTTTGTTGCTTTACTAGTAAGCACCCAAGGCTATACTTTTTTAACACTCATTTAAAGTGTATCGTTGTATTTACAGGCCacaaatttaaagttaattgaATTTGGTTATAACACAGGAGACAGCAGATTGCCTGACCTGTTTTATAAGATTTGTATGGGTGTGTTATTGTATTTTATGAAGTGTAAATTTGTCTTGTTAAATATTTCATTGTAAACTGCTGATATCGTATGGGAGTATTTAGGAAAGAGACCAGTCTCAGTCAACAAAGTGAATTTCGTTAAGTGAAATCAGACGGATAAACTGTAGAACCTAGTCATACaattatgtgaaaaaaatatcTTGCAGCTTTCAGTCTTCTAACatattttctgcatatttttccAGGTGAGAAGCCATTCAAGTGTGAGTTCGAGGGATGCGATAGAAGGTTTGCAAACAGCAGTGACAGGAAAAAACACATGCATGTGCACACGTCAGATAAGCCATATATCTGCAAAGTGTGTGATAAATCCTACACTCACCCCAGCTCCCTAAGAAAGCACATGaaggtaagttttattgttcTGAATTAACATACAGTACTTCAATTGTGTACAAATTATTTGTGTGATTTTTAGATATAAAAATGGGGAATTCCACTGAATGTTTAATGAACAGATAACATGCTGGGAAGGTTCCATATTGAAGCAATGTTTCCTTTAACTCTTAAATTCCATCATCACTTAACCAGTTGTGACTCACTACAAAGCTAAACTTTGATTGATCACATAaacaatttcatatttttatgctttatttacacATTCTATATGTATCCACTCAGTTCAGGATGTATTTACGGCCttacaaattacatttgttttgaacATTTGAACAAATTATAGTTGTATCTAATTTATTACTCTGTTTTAGGTTCATGAATCACAAGGGTCTGATTCTTCTCCTGCTGCCAGCTCAGGGTACGAATCTGCTACCCCACCAGCAATGGTTTCTGCCAACAGTGAGGAACCTTCCAAAAATTCTTCAGCAACACATCAGACTAACAGCAACTCTCATAACACAGGACTACTTCCATCTAATTTTAATGAATGGTATGTTTGAGCAAAATGTACAGAGGCCTAGTCATGCTCAACAAAAGGACCAAAAAAagagaatacaatttttttgttgaaccAAGGCGGAAATGGAATTTACCACACAAGCAACAGTATAGGGCTTCATATTGTTAAAATCATTtaccaacatttttaaagatggCTGCGGACTAACGATGCCCTTTTCTCAGGATCTAAACACATTTTTTGGCGTTTGTATTTCTTCTGATTTTATGTTCTCcccttttcattttaaaacaacttcactctttttttttttttaaagaaattaagagGTTTTTAGCTGATGTATTTAACATGAAAATTCTCCACCTTGTTGGTGATTGTTAAACTCTCACATTCTTAAACAGTGCCAAAGTCTTGTTATGTCTTGAACCTAACTCAAAGCATTACACTTGTGAATGTACTCCTTGTCTTATAGGGTCAAAGCTGTTGTGTGGTATATTTTCAGAAATGGGGATGTGATGTTCATACACAGATTGTGACCGTTTAGTACAGTTGCCTTTTGTAACAACTTTTGTAAATACATATCCACGATGCCATATTTATCATTTGTAATTTAATTATTG
The sequence above is a segment of the Xenopus laevis strain J_2021 chromosome 8L, Xenopus_laevis_v10.1, whole genome shotgun sequence genome. Coding sequences within it:
- the zic3.L gene encoding zinc finger protein ZIC 3, translating into MTMLLDGGPQFPTLGVGGFGTARHHEMSNRDAGMGLNPFTEPSHAAAFKLSPASHDLSSSQSSAFTPQASGYANSLGHHAGQVPSYGGAAFNSTRDFLFRNRNSGIAESTSAGGQHGLFASHGPPGIGEPPGHLIFPGLHEQSSSHGSSNGHMVNSQMHLGLRGDIFGRPDPYRAVPSPRTDHYAAAQFHNYNHMNMSMNVAAHHGPGAFFRYMRQPIKQELSCKWLEESPMNRPQKTCDRTFSSMHELVTHMTMEHVGGPEQSNHICYWEECPRGGKSFKAKYKLVNHIRVHTGEKPFPCPFPGCGKIFARSENLKIHKRTHTGEKPFKCEFEGCDRRFANSSDRKKHMHVHTSDKPYICKVCDKSYTHPSSLRKHMKVHESQGSDSSPAASSGYESATPPAMVSANSEEPSKNSSATHQTNSNSHNTGLLPSNFNEWYV